The segment TTACCTCGATTTGTGGTTGATGCGGTCTTGGAGAACCCAGCTGGATTAGTTGCTTATACTATTGCGATTGTTACTGCATTTATTCTTAATATTCGTCTTTTCTTTACACCGGTAATTTTTATTACGCGAGACGAACTGAGTTTTATAGAAGCTGCAAAGGAAAGTTGGGGCCTAACAAAACGCCGTACATTTAAAATATTTCAGCTCGTCACAGTCATTGCCTTGCTAACCACTGCGGTTACGGTTGCAGGTGTTTTTATTCTCTCAATACCTATGGCCATAGTTCCCGAATCAAACATGCAAGTCACAAAGATTACGGGTGCTTTGTCTGTTTCTATGATTTTCTTTTTTCTAGCTTTTACCATTTCATACTCGAATATCTTTACCTTGCAAGCTACGGTTGTCGCCTATCACGAGATTCTAGATGAAAAGCCAATTCTTACTGAAAAGAACTTCGCCCCCAAAAAACATCATTTTCGCATCAATATTATTATGGTGGCAGTCTTTTCCTTGTTTGGTATCAATGTTTATTTAAGTACACCCAGTGATGCTTTAACTTCATCGACAAAAGTCGTATCTCACCGTGGTGAGTCTGTAAGAGCAATTGAAAATACATTGGAGTCTTTACAAAGAGCAAGTACTTACAAGCCTGATTATGTTGAAATGGATATCCAAATGACAGGAGATGGACATCTGGTTGTGTTTCATGATAATACGTTGAAACGACTGAGTGATCAAACGGACAACATTCATCTCCTCACACTTGAGGAAGTTCAAAATGTAACATTAGTACACAATGGATATGAAAGTCGTATTCCCACATTTGATGAATACGTTGCTGAAGCAAAACGCCTCAATCAACCGCTTATGGTTGAACTCAAAACATCAAAGTATGATGATCATACGTTTATTGATAAAATGATCGAGACGCTGGATAAATATGACATGCGCTCTGTGACTGCGTTCCAATCCCTTGATAAGACCGCAATACTAAAACTTAAAGCCATGTACCCTGACACGTATACCGGTTATATCTTAGGGTTGAATATCGGTGGTTTGGAACGGTTAAATGTTGATTTTTATTCGATTGAAGATTCATCAATTTCCTCTCGCACCCTTAATGATATTGCGCGTTATAATAAAGATCTCTTTGTATGGACGGTAAACGAAGAAGATCGTATGGATTTATATCTCACAATGGAAGTTACGGGTATTATTACGGACCACGTGGAAGCTGCACAAAAAGTAATTGAAGATTTAAAAGCGGCAACACCTTTTGACCGTATTTACAAAGATGTTTTGTCTTCTCTAAATTGAAAATTGTGAAAGTCGTTCCTCATTCTTCTTATTACTAATAAATCTTTTGCTTCTTCGTAAATTCAGTCATATTTTTTCAAAACTATCGTTTAAGACCTTTTCAAATTAAGTGAAAATCTATAAACTTATCCCGAGAGGATGTTGTAAGTATGAAAAAAAATTATTTAATTATATTTCTAATTATCACAAACCTATGTGCATTAAGCTACATTGGGTGGAAACAGTCACAACCTGTTCCCTATAAATCGGAGTTGAGAGTATTTGTGGAAGAAATTGCACGAATAACAGGCGAAAGTCCCGATACGATTAAGGAAGAAATACGAACACTTGCAAAAGATAATAACCTAAATAAAATGGAAGCTGCGCAGATTCGACTACGCGATGCAATTTTATCGCAGAACGAACACAATTTATTTCAAGAGTAAGGACCGCTATTAGCGGTCCTTATTGATTTCATTCAA is part of the Erysipelothrix piscisicarius genome and harbors:
- a CDS encoding glycerophosphoryl diester phosphodiesterase membrane domain-containing protein, producing MKTFKILETLKKSFIQIKDDTFRYVLIIILAESMSLLLIKQIADRVFKIALFRANIIGITNENFWELLSSPTALFFLILSIILIAIFILFQLTVIIKFANRPYEKQKLVKNDFIKPLRKIFSSQILLILVYIFLIMPNANIGMTTNITSNVHLPRFVVDAVLENPAGLVAYTIAIVTAFILNIRLFFTPVIFITRDELSFIEAAKESWGLTKRRTFKIFQLVTVIALLTTAVTVAGVFILSIPMAIVPESNMQVTKITGALSVSMIFFFLAFTISYSNIFTLQATVVAYHEILDEKPILTEKNFAPKKHHFRINIIMVAVFSLFGINVYLSTPSDALTSSTKVVSHRGESVRAIENTLESLQRASTYKPDYVEMDIQMTGDGHLVVFHDNTLKRLSDQTDNIHLLTLEEVQNVTLVHNGYESRIPTFDEYVAEAKRLNQPLMVELKTSKYDDHTFIDKMIETLDKYDMRSVTAFQSLDKTAILKLKAMYPDTYTGYILGLNIGGLERLNVDFYSIEDSSISSRTLNDIARYNKDLFVWTVNEEDRMDLYLTMEVTGIITDHVEAAQKVIEDLKAATPFDRIYKDVLSSLN